The Pedosphaera parvula Ellin514 sequence CGTCCAGACGAACTTCCATTTTAGGCAGGTCAGGCCCGGCTTGCTGTCCGGCAGCCTTCACTCGCAGAATGTATTTTCCTGCCTTCGAAAACAGATTGGTCGCATAAACCTCCCCGTCTCCGGATAACATTTTTGCTCCGTGCTCCAACTCGTCAACGTGCAACGATCCTTTCAGCCTGTCCCCTTTGAAATGATTGGTAGGGCCTCCAACGAGGCGTGTGGTAACTATCGCAGCATCCAGTATCTTTTCAGCCGCCACGAAATACTTTTCCATCAACATGGGGGAGAGTGAAAGAACATCACCGATGTTATCGAATCCGTATCCAACGTCATCGACTGGAAAATCATCTGCCGGTTGGAAATCCACCCCTACAAGATCACGAATGGTGTTGTTGTACTCTGTGCGATTGAGACGTCGCATCGTGACTCGTCCAGGATCGGGCTGGTTACAGTCGCATCCCAGCACCTCGGCCTCGATCCAATGGCTGATAATCTCCCGCTCCTCTGAACTTGGCTGAGGCTTGCTCTCCGGTGGCATCTCATGCGCCTGAAGATTATGCAATACTTTTTCAAAAACGTCCCGGTCTTTCTTTACCAGAGCATCATTGGTATATATTCGTAGATCCAGATCGCCCTTCTTTTTTTCGCCATGGCATCCAAAACAATACTGGCTAAGCAATGGTTTGACATTCTTTTCGAAAGTCACTTTGGGATTGCTTGAGGAATCCAAGCGCGCCGCCGCCGGGGAACTTTGGAGTCCCCAGAACAAGCACAAGACCAGGATGAAGGCGCGTATCATCATTGCTTTATCTTTTGCTAAATCTATTGGACGCTGCTGTCCAATATTTATTTAGATTTTCCTGTCCAGTAAATTGATGACAAGAAACTTAAGCAAGCGCCCATCCGGGCATTATTTCGGAATCCAGGGAGGTGGGCGTTGAACTGTGAAGCAGCTTGCGTTCAGCCAAAACACCAATCATGGCGGCATTATCGGTGCAAAGCGACTTCTCAGCGAGTCGCAAGGTCAGGTGCTTCCGCTTGCAGGCAGTTTCCAAGGCGCTCCGTAGCGCGCGGTTGCAGGTCACGCCTCCCGAAGCAGTGACGCACTTGACCTGAAGGCGATTTGCAGCCCGCACTGTTTTCGTAACCAGCACCTCCACAATCGCCTCCTGAACGCTGGCACAGAGGTCTTGCAGCTTTTGGAGGCTGTCGAGGACGGCTGGATTATCGCGGATGAAGTAGCGAACCGAAGTCTTCAATCCACTGAAACTGAAGTCGTCACTAGCATCCCTCAACATAGGCCTGGGAAAGTCATAAGCTTTCGGATTCCCCGCGCTCGCCAACCGATCGATTTCAGGTCCACCAGGGTAAGGCAGGCCAATCAGCTTGGCGACCTTATCGAAGCATTCACCAGCCGCATCATCAATGGTTGAGCCCAGCACATGATGTTTCAACTCAGATTCGACATGAATCAGCATCGTATGCCCGCCACTAACGATGAGGGAGATGTTGGGCTGGAACGAGTCGAAATCCGCGACCGGCGGACTGCCGGTTATCCAAGGGGAATAAAGGTGGGCTTCGTGATGGTTGATGCCAAAAAACGGCTTGTTCAATGCGAAGGCCATGCCCTGCGCCGCCTTTAATCCCACCACCAGGGCGCCTGGAAGACCGGGCCCCTGCGTCGCCGCTATGGCATCCACCTGATCGCTTTGCACCTCAGCAGCCGTCATGGCAGCATTGGCGACCGGGATAAGATTCGCCAAATGTTCGCGCGCAGCCAGTTCCGGCACCACACCGCCGTATTCCGCGTGCAACTTTATTTGTGAAGAAACGATGGTGGAAAGGACCTTGCCGTTCCGAATTATCGCAACGCTTGTTTCGTCGCAGGAAGTCTCAACGGCAAGCAGTATCATGAAGCGATTAATGCACCAAGGGCGGAGGGCACCAAAAATCTTTCGCTCTGCCCCTGATGAAATACTTATTTAGTGGAAGCAACCTTCTCAGGCTTGCCGGCCATCTTTTGGTTGTCCTGACTGCGGTGGGTATAGATCAAAATGCCACGCAGCAAATCCCTGCCTCGATCGAGTTGGATATCGTGGGCATTGAGAATCTTTTGACGATCCTTCTCCTCCAGGGTTTCAATACCCGGACGGCGCTTTAGATACACCATGGCTTCTTCTTCATCGGTCATAGGCACCGGGCAATCCGGAGTAATGCCTTCGCCATGAATTACCTTGTGGCTGGGAGTATAATACTTGGCCGTGGTGAGACGCAGTGCTGAACCATCCTGCAATGGCAGGATGCTTTGCACCGAACCTTTACCAAAAGTCTTCTCGCCCATGATTTGAGCACGGTGTAAATCCTGCAAGCAGCCAGCCACGATCTCTGAAGCACTGGCGCTGTTTACATTCACGAGAATCACGATCGGCATGCCGCTCAGTTCATCTCCTCTGCCGTTGGCACGGCGGACTGAGTTTTGAGACGAATTTTGGCCTTCAGTAGAAACGACCAGTTGACCTCGTGGCAGGAATTTTTCACAGACTTCCACCGCCTGGTCCAACAAACCACCGGGATTCCAGCGTAAATCGATAACAAGTCCCTGCATTCCCTGAGCCTTGAGCTTTTTCAAAGCTTTTTCCAGCTCATCGCTGGTCTTTTCACCAAATTGAACGAGGCGGACATATCCAATCTTGTCTTCGCCCAGAGGAAATTCCTTCTTGTTGTTGATATCCTTCACCATGTCCACCTTAATGATGGAACGGGTCAACTTAAGATCTTTTACCTGACCATTGGAGGGGCGAAGAATAGTCACATTCACATCGGTTCCAGGTTCCCCACGCAAATGTTGCACGGCATCGTTAAGACCGAGCTTGTCGGCGCTCTTCCCGTCGATTTTGATGATGCGATCCCCAGACAGAATGCCGGCTTTAAAACCGGGAGAATCCTCCATTGGTGCCAGGACAGTCACGAAGTTGTCCTTCATCTCAATCATTATGCCAAGCCCGCCAAAAGCTCCTTGAGTATCCTTTTGCAACTCGTCGTATTTGATCGGTTCCATGAACTCGCTGTGAGGGTCCAAGGTGTTGATCATGCCTTTCAACGCACCATAGACCAGCTCCTGGTAGGTCAATTTCTTGCCATCCACATAATCCTTGCGGACCTTCTCCATGACGTAGGAGAAGAGTTCCAGGCTCGGATAAGCGGAATCTTTTTCAGCGGCTTGAGCGGACCGAAAATAGACGCGCGCGCCAACAAGGACGTTAGCTACGAGCAGAATGGCCAAAAGGCCGTAAATGATGCGTCTTTTCATAGGAACCTGATATTAGTCTCGCAGACATTAAATGTGGACTGCTGAATTTGCAAGGAGCGGCTTCACCCCCTTTCTGGTGGCAAAACCATTCACTTCCGTTGCCTGAGTAACAGCTCAATGTATGCCAAATCCGCAGGCACAGTGACTTTCGGATTCGGCGCAATGCCGGAAACCAATCTCACGGATTGACCGATGAGTTCACAGGCAGCCGTATCATCAGTGACCTGCAACCCTCGATGCCTGACAGCCGTCAGCGCCCTCCGAATTACTTCCACACGAAAGGTTTGTGGCGTTTGCACGGCCCAGAGCTTTGATCGTTGCAAGGTGCGACTCACCATTTTGCCGTCTTCGGATTCCTTGATGGTGTCGGTAACAGGTTGCGCAGCAACTGCCGCGCCCATTTCCCGGGCGGCAGAAATGGTTGCATTAATGAGGTCCGCGCTGGTGCAGGGGCGGGCACCGTCCTGAATTGCGACAATCTCCGAACGTGGCGAAATGGATTCGAGCCCATTCCAAACAGAGTCCTGGCGCTCAGCTCCGCCAATCACTAACCGGTATGGCTTGTTGAGCCCATGTTCTTCAGCCAGTTCGGCAAACGCGCTCTGCATCCCATCGCGCACGACCACGACAATTTCATGAACCGAGTCGGCTTCGACAAACCGTTGCCACGTATGCGCAACAACCGGTCGGCCGGCAACCTCTAAAAACAACTTATCAATGTTCGGCCCCATGCGAGTACCCTTTCCCGCAGCAACAATCACAGCAGAAACCATCTGGCTGATTTACCGAGTTGTACGACCGGAGTCGAGAGGAATGCAACGGGAAGTAGTCAAAACTTAACGATGTAACCAATTGTTAGTCGTCAGTGCAGCATCGGAATGGAATTGGGTTGCCGGATAAGTTTGG is a genomic window containing:
- the tsaD gene encoding tRNA (adenosine(37)-N6)-threonylcarbamoyltransferase complex transferase subunit TsaD — its product is MILLAVETSCDETSVAIIRNGKVLSTIVSSQIKLHAEYGGVVPELAAREHLANLIPVANAAMTAAEVQSDQVDAIAATQGPGLPGALVVGLKAAQGMAFALNKPFFGINHHEAHLYSPWITGSPPVADFDSFQPNISLIVSGGHTMLIHVESELKHHVLGSTIDDAAGECFDKVAKLIGLPYPGGPEIDRLASAGNPKAYDFPRPMLRDASDDFSFSGLKTSVRYFIRDNPAVLDSLQKLQDLCASVQEAIVEVLVTKTVRAANRLQVKCVTASGGVTCNRALRSALETACKRKHLTLRLAEKSLCTDNAAMIGVLAERKLLHSSTPTSLDSEIMPGWALA
- a CDS encoding S41 family peptidase — translated: MKRRIIYGLLAILLVANVLVGARVYFRSAQAAEKDSAYPSLELFSYVMEKVRKDYVDGKKLTYQELVYGALKGMINTLDPHSEFMEPIKYDELQKDTQGAFGGLGIMIEMKDNFVTVLAPMEDSPGFKAGILSGDRIIKIDGKSADKLGLNDAVQHLRGEPGTDVNVTILRPSNGQVKDLKLTRSIIKVDMVKDINNKKEFPLGEDKIGYVRLVQFGEKTSDELEKALKKLKAQGMQGLVIDLRWNPGGLLDQAVEVCEKFLPRGQLVVSTEGQNSSQNSVRRANGRGDELSGMPIVILVNVNSASASEIVAGCLQDLHRAQIMGEKTFGKGSVQSILPLQDGSALRLTTAKYYTPSHKVIHGEGITPDCPVPMTDEEEAMVYLKRRPGIETLEEKDRQKILNAHDIQLDRGRDLLRGILIYTHRSQDNQKMAGKPEKVASTK
- the ispD gene encoding 2-C-methyl-D-erythritol 4-phosphate cytidylyltransferase produces the protein MVSAVIVAAGKGTRMGPNIDKLFLEVAGRPVVAHTWQRFVEADSVHEIVVVVRDGMQSAFAELAEEHGLNKPYRLVIGGAERQDSVWNGLESISPRSEIVAIQDGARPCTSADLINATISAAREMGAAVAAQPVTDTIKESEDGKMVSRTLQRSKLWAVQTPQTFRVEVIRRALTAVRHRGLQVTDDTAACELIGQSVRLVSGIAPNPKVTVPADLAYIELLLRQRK